Within Desulfurellaceae bacterium, the genomic segment TGACAGCTGCGACTTGATGGAATTTTTAGGCGACTTCACCGAGACACTCGCCCCCTACCGACCCGAAGAATTGCGACTGGCGACCAAGTTTGTCCTGGAATACGAGTGTAACTGGAAAGCCACCGCCGAAAATCTGGTCGATATCTATCATCTTGCCGCGCTGCACGGCTCTTCCCTGGGTCCCCACCAGCCGGTTGAGGCGTACGAGTTTCGACTGACAACGGGGGGCTATAACGGTCTTTTCAAGGGAAACAGCCCTCTGACGCCCGACGGCAAGTCGCGCTTTGGCAACATGCCGTGGCTGTCGGGGCAGGCCCTCGAATACGGCTATACGAGCCATCAGCGTCCGAATATGAATTTCGGTTTGCGACAGGACAATATAAATTTTACGACAACATGGCCGCTGGGGGTCGAACGCAGCATGATCACATTCCATATGCTGCTGCCAAAACAGCACTTCAGCCTGCCCGACTTTAGACAGCGGGTGAAAGTCTATGAGGATTTTGTCACTCTGGTGTTGGAAGAAGACCGGAGCATGGTGCAATCTCTCCAGAAAGGCTTCAAGTCTCGCGCCTACCAGCCGGGCCCTATGTCCAAGTATGAGATTGCCGTACACCATGTGATGAACTACTACCTGGAGCGGACCTTTGCATGAGCCGCCCCATCCTCCACCTCATCCTCCACGTCCTCGTTCCCGGCGCGGTCGCCCGGCTGGCTTTTGCCGACCGCTGGCTGCGGGCCTGGCTGATCATGCTGCTGACCATGGTCATTGACCTCGACCATCTGCTGGCCACGCCGATCTACGACCCGGACCGGTGTGGCATCGGCTTTCATCCGCTCCACTCCGACGTGGCGATTGGCGTCTACTGCATCCTGGCGCTCATCCCGGCCTCACGGATCGTGGGAGTCGGCCTCTTGATCCATATGCTCCTCGACGGCATAGATTGTGTTTTCATGCCGTGATGGACAGCCGAGAGCAGCAGATTATTGACTCCTGGCAGGAACGCGCCCGCGCCTACCAGGAGCTGACCGAACGCTGGTCAATCTTTGGCCGGCTGGCCGAGCGTCTGATCGACCTGTTGCCGTCGCCGGTTGAGGGTCCGCTTATTGACCTGGCCGCAGGAGCCGGGCTGCTGAGCGCCCGTCTGCTGCACCGTCACCCGCAGGCCCAGGTCTATCTGGTCGAGCCGGCCGAGGCCATGCTGGAGCTGGCCGTCCGGCGCATCGGCCGCCGCAGCATCGGTCACGCCCGGGTGTCGGCCGCCGAACTGGATCGGGTGCCGATCCGAGCCGAGGCGGTGTTATGCAGCGCGGCCGTCCATCTTGTTGACGAGACGGAAGTCTTTCCCAGCGTTGCCCGGGTGCTCAAACCCGGCGGGCTGTTTATTTTCAACCTGTGGTGGCACTCGTGGGAGCCTACGGCGCATATCGACCCCGGCCCGCGCTGGCGCGCCCTGCTCGAACAGGCCATGGCTGAGCTGGGGGAAGCGGCCGCCCTGCCCGCCCCAAGCCAACCGCGCATACGGACCCGCCACGGCTTCAGCCGGGCCGGCCAACGGGCAGGCCTGGACATGCTGCACACCCAGACCGACACAGACCGCCTGCCGCTCGGCTTTTTTCTGGACTTTACGGCTATGGCACCGGATTTTCTGGCCGGCTTGTCCGAGTCCCGGCGGGCTGTGGTGTTGCGGACTGCGCGGGCGCGGGCAAACGCCGAGGTGCGCATTCAAACGACCCGCTTTGTGCTGCAAAAACGGGCCGCGCGCCTGTGATCGGAGAGAGCATGCAAACATCCGACGTATCTGAACTGACCCTGCGAACCGTCCTCCTCGGTCTGGTCTTGTCGGTCGTCATGGGCGCGGCCAACGTCTACCTGGGGCTGAGAGTCGGCATGACCGTCTCGGCTTCTATCCCGGCTGCGGTGCTGGCCATGCTGATCCTGCGGGTCGTGCTGCGTGGCGGGACGATTCTCGAAGCCAACCAGGCCCAGACGGCCGCCTCGGCCGGGGAGTCGCTGGCCGCCGGGATTATCTTTACCATGCCGGCCCTGGTTCTGATCGGGGTGTGGCAACGCTTCGACGTCGTCCTCACCACGCTCATCGCCCTGAGCGGCGGACTGCTGGGCGTCCTGCTGATGATTCCGCTCCGGCGTGTCTTTGTCGTGCCCCAGAATCCAACCCTGAAGTTTCCCGAAGGCGTGGCCTGTGCGGCCGTGCTGCGCGCCGGGCAGCGCGGCGCGGACGACGCCCGGGCGGTCATCCACGGCGCCGTGTTCGGCTTGGTCGGCAAGCTGCTGATCAGCTTTGTCGGTCTACTCAAGGGCAGCCTGGAGGGGGCGGTCGTGCTGGGCCAGCGCATCTTCTATGTGGGTGGGGACATTTCGGTCGCCCTGCTGGGAGTGGG encodes:
- a CDS encoding class I SAM-dependent methyltransferase, encoding MDSREQQIIDSWQERARAYQELTERWSIFGRLAERLIDLLPSPVEGPLIDLAAGAGLLSARLLHRHPQAQVYLVEPAEAMLELAVRRIGRRSIGHARVSAAELDRVPIRAEAVLCSAAVHLVDETEVFPSVARVLKPGGLFIFNLWWHSWEPTAHIDPGPRWRALLEQAMAELGEAAALPAPSQPRIRTRHGFSRAGQRAGLDMLHTQTDTDRLPLGFFLDFTAMAPDFLAGLSESRRAVVLRTARARANAEVRIQTTRFVLQKRAARL
- a CDS encoding aromatic ring-hydroxylating dioxygenase subunit alpha, whose product is MAASHPPHNNEALFATAVAKTRAPLLQAHHLPGDFYTSPHTYKLEQERIFQADWLCVGRVEELAQSGDYLTLRVGDEPIIVCRDEERSINAFYNVCRHRGTEVAIGQGNTKSFQCPYHAWTYDLKGRLKGAPFTQEIENFKLSDYGLVPLKADTWGGFIFINFDPDSCDLMEFLGDFTETLAPYRPEELRLATKFVLEYECNWKATAENLVDIYHLAALHGSSLGPHQPVEAYEFRLTTGGYNGLFKGNSPLTPDGKSRFGNMPWLSGQALEYGYTSHQRPNMNFGLRQDNINFTTTWPLGVERSMITFHMLLPKQHFSLPDFRQRVKVYEDFVTLVLEEDRSMVQSLQKGFKSRAYQPGPMSKYEIAVHHVMNYYLERTFA